The proteins below come from a single uncultured Carboxylicivirga sp. genomic window:
- a CDS encoding FKBP-type peptidyl-prolyl cis-trans isomerase, translated as MKLSNLLVAALAVVVVLSSCSKVPRSGKMDFKNQTDSVSYALGFVMANNMKKEWERLPFEMDSLAYVDMAKAISKRQLTKNFKEYQVNQFEDLNEDAFFKGFLNQLAYGKSYFNDMNADMILRKAFDAVKEKKAEAKKVEAAKNLDAGKKFLEENKQRAEVTETETGLQYEVIREGNGPIAERSDKVRCTYHGTLLDGTVFDSSVERGDTAQFRVTGVIKGWTEALQMMPEGSKWRLYIPSDLAYGERGSGQHIGPNATLIFDIDLVEVEKEKK; from the coding sequence ATGAAATTATCAAATCTACTTGTTGCAGCACTTGCAGTAGTGGTGGTGCTTTCATCATGTTCAAAAGTGCCTCGTTCGGGTAAAATGGATTTTAAAAATCAAACCGATAGTGTGAGTTATGCTTTAGGCTTTGTAATGGCCAATAACATGAAGAAGGAATGGGAACGACTTCCTTTTGAAATGGATTCGTTGGCTTATGTTGATATGGCCAAAGCAATTTCGAAACGTCAGCTTACCAAGAATTTTAAAGAGTACCAGGTTAATCAATTCGAAGATCTTAACGAAGATGCTTTCTTTAAAGGTTTTCTTAATCAGTTGGCCTATGGTAAATCGTATTTTAATGATATGAATGCTGATATGATTCTGCGTAAAGCATTTGATGCTGTAAAAGAAAAAAAGGCAGAAGCTAAAAAAGTCGAAGCTGCTAAAAACCTCGATGCAGGGAAGAAGTTTTTAGAAGAAAACAAGCAACGTGCTGAAGTTACCGAAACCGAGACAGGTTTGCAGTACGAAGTTATTCGCGAAGGTAACGGACCCATTGCTGAAAGATCTGATAAGGTTAGATGTACTTATCACGGTACTTTACTTGACGGAACAGTATTCGATAGTTCTGTTGAGCGCGGCGATACAGCCCAGTTTAGGGTAACAGGTGTTATTAAAGGATGGACCGAAGCATTGCAAATGATGCCCGAAGGTTCGAAATGGCGCTTGTATATTCCTTCTGATCTGGCATACGGCGAAAGAGGATCGGGTCAACACATTGGGCCAAATGCAACTCTTATCTTCGATATCGACCTTGTTGAGGTTGAGAAAGAAAAGAAGTAA
- the mnmD gene encoding tRNA (5-methylaminomethyl-2-thiouridine)(34)-methyltransferase MnmD produces the protein MIRNSNREIKLIESADGSHTLYVPELEEHYHSVNGAINESMHVFIEPNLKYCTLPRVSVLEIGFGTGLNALLTAIHQGEKDVFYHSLEKYPIKESLAKQLNYCHNAEEKQLFEKMHQAEWQTESVINQHFTLLKDETDLLTVDFSRKYDLVYFDAFAPEKQPEMWAPELFQKIYDAMNEGGILTTYCAKGVVRRTMQACGFTVERLPGPKGKREMLRAMK, from the coding sequence TAGAGAAATCAAATTAATAGAATCGGCCGATGGTTCGCACACTTTATATGTGCCCGAATTGGAAGAACATTACCATTCGGTAAACGGAGCTATCAACGAATCGATGCACGTATTTATTGAACCTAACTTAAAGTATTGTACTTTACCACGCGTATCGGTGCTGGAAATTGGTTTTGGCACCGGTTTGAATGCTTTATTAACGGCTATTCATCAAGGAGAAAAAGACGTATTTTATCATTCGCTGGAGAAATATCCCATTAAAGAATCGTTAGCCAAACAATTAAACTATTGCCATAATGCTGAAGAAAAGCAGCTGTTTGAAAAGATGCATCAGGCAGAATGGCAAACAGAAAGTGTCATCAACCAACATTTCACTTTATTAAAGGATGAAACGGATTTACTTACCGTAGACTTCAGCCGTAAATATGATTTGGTTTATTTCGATGCTTTTGCTCCTGAGAAACAACCGGAGATGTGGGCACCTGAATTATTTCAGAAGATATATGATGCCATGAATGAGGGCGGTATCCTTACAACCTATTGTGCCAAAGGAGTAGTACGAAGAACCATGCAGGCATGTGGTTTTACTGTTGAACGTTTGCCCGGCCCCAAAGGAAAACGTGAGATGTTAAGGGCGATGAAATAG